One genomic segment of Pseudomonadota bacterium includes these proteins:
- a CDS encoding GNAT family N-acetyltransferase has translation MEKKVKYSFFHKNNKHELVQDYFQLRTEVFREYWELDNFSGEEDEFDNDAHILVIHKNNVCVGGARLVLHLPGSSNLLPIETDSFKMVRLFPDFNLETNIYSELSRVVLSKEYRTGEYSAFLYHMIGEKARSLNVKYVFACAPLCQARMSKIACRKVGINLEIKSEIDVPELPTYEGNKMYLSITDLTNTHSTKYQEHLQIKDTV, from the coding sequence ATGGAGAAAAAAGTAAAATATTCTTTTTTTCATAAAAACAACAAACACGAATTAGTGCAGGATTACTTTCAATTAAGAACAGAAGTATTTCGAGAATATTGGGAGCTTGATAATTTTTCAGGTGAAGAAGATGAATTCGATAATGACGCACATATTCTGGTAATACATAAAAATAATGTATGTGTCGGAGGAGCAAGACTAGTTCTTCACTTACCCGGTAGTAGCAATTTACTCCCGATAGAGACCGATTCTTTTAAAATGGTTAGATTGTTTCCCGATTTTAATTTGGAAACAAACATATACTCGGAGCTATCCAGAGTTGTGTTGTCAAAAGAATACCGAACAGGAGAGTATTCGGCTTTTTTATACCACATGATCGGAGAAAAAGCACGCTCTTTAAATGTAAAGTATGTATTTGCCTGCGCCCCTTTATGTCAGGCTAGAATGTCCAAAATTGCATGTAGAAAAGTAGGAATCAATCTGGAAATAAAATCCGAAATAGATGTTCCCGAACTTCCTACATACGAAGGAAATAAAATGTATTTGTCCATTACTGACTTGACAAATACTCACTCAACCAAATATCAGGAACATTTACAAATAAAAGATACGGTATGA
- a CDS encoding YfiR family protein — MIKFLFSKCPVLFVSGMVLLWSASSYAQTDESRVKALWVHTLISYIKWDSEHEKQDKTICTRGLDRTYHFLKEIQEEKKTSYNFIETGSNSDLNQCNLLYIAASERNNLSSILNNVESKNIVTVSDIKGFAEDGGIIELSHKDGTVKIKVNVKAAKKAKVIINSDLLAVSTIIDK, encoded by the coding sequence ATGATAAAGTTCTTATTCTCAAAATGTCCGGTACTTTTTGTATCGGGCATGGTCTTATTATGGAGTGCGTCCTCATATGCTCAGACCGATGAGAGTAGGGTTAAGGCATTGTGGGTGCATACCCTGATATCATACATAAAGTGGGATAGTGAGCATGAAAAACAAGATAAAACTATATGTACCAGAGGTCTGGACAGGACTTATCACTTCCTAAAAGAGATTCAGGAAGAAAAAAAAACTTCATATAATTTTATAGAAACCGGTAGTAACTCCGATCTGAATCAATGTAATTTGCTTTATATAGCAGCGTCCGAGAGGAACAACTTATCAAGCATATTAAACAATGTCGAATCAAAGAACATAGTTACCGTAAGTGACATAAAAGGTTTCGCCGAAGATGGCGGAATAATCGAACTTTCCCATAAAGACGGTACGGTAAAAATAAAAGTAAACGTTAAAGCAGCAAAAAAAGCAAAAGTAATAATAAATAGCGACCTGCTTGCAGTTTCTACTATTATCGACAAATAA
- the lnt gene encoding apolipoprotein N-acyltransferase, whose product MQKYIERIRRLEGKRRYFFSFIFGCLSGLSLPPVYMIPAAIVGFTAHLHQIESCTNKKQSFWLGWFYGLGFFVVGLYWISFALLVDIEQFGWMIPFAMFGIPAVLAIYTAIVSLITYKLKYTGYQRVILFAVIWTAFEMLRGIAFTGFPWNLIGYIWTVSDSMLQITGITGIFGLSFITVLAFCMPYCINRSGKKPVIIAFSVLLLTFAFGQLRLWNAENTFYHQKIRIVQGNIEQQNKWDEDYRSSIINKYLKMTVSKPFYAVKYVLWPESAIPYYLEADSFLTDAIGNVTPSGGFLITGSIRSERSELGFTGNIYNSIHTIDHNGTIISVYDKHHLVPFGEYVPLRSVLPIEKITPGQKDFTEGNGVKTMPVPGMPSFSPLVCYEAIFPNAVIDKNNPPDMMINVTNDAWYGNSSGPYQHFNTVRVRSVEHGIPLIRAANNGISGVIDPYGRVLEKTKYGEDAVLDAKIPHALKSPTLYTKFGNYIIMLIMLAMCGFVYFRKNLGIAN is encoded by the coding sequence GTGCAGAAATATATTGAACGAATAAGGAGGCTAGAAGGCAAGAGGCGATATTTTTTTTCGTTCATATTCGGTTGCCTTAGCGGTTTGTCTTTGCCTCCTGTTTATATGATTCCTGCTGCGATAGTCGGTTTTACAGCCCATTTGCATCAAATTGAATCTTGTACAAATAAAAAACAATCATTTTGGCTTGGCTGGTTCTACGGTCTGGGCTTTTTTGTAGTCGGTCTGTATTGGATATCGTTTGCACTTCTTGTGGATATAGAACAATTCGGCTGGATGATTCCTTTTGCAATGTTCGGCATACCTGCCGTTCTGGCTATATATACCGCCATAGTTTCCTTAATAACATACAAACTAAAATATACGGGCTATCAAAGGGTGATTTTATTTGCCGTAATATGGACGGCATTTGAAATGTTACGAGGAATAGCTTTCACCGGATTTCCATGGAATTTAATCGGTTATATCTGGACGGTGTCCGACTCCATGCTTCAAATAACCGGTATCACAGGTATATTCGGCTTGAGCTTTATTACCGTTTTGGCATTTTGTATGCCCTACTGTATTAATCGAAGCGGCAAAAAACCTGTAATAATAGCCTTTAGCGTTTTATTGCTTACATTCGCCTTCGGTCAATTAAGGCTGTGGAATGCTGAAAATACATTTTATCATCAGAAAATAAGGATAGTTCAGGGCAATATCGAACAGCAAAATAAATGGGACGAGGACTATAGGAGTAGTATAATAAATAAATATCTGAAAATGACCGTTTCAAAACCTTTTTATGCGGTAAAGTACGTATTATGGCCTGAATCTGCAATTCCTTATTATCTGGAAGCAGATTCATTTCTTACCGATGCTATAGGCAACGTAACTCCTTCAGGTGGATTCTTAATTACAGGCTCAATACGTTCGGAACGCTCCGAGCTTGGTTTTACAGGAAATATATATAACTCAATTCACACAATTGACCATAACGGAACTATAATATCGGTTTATGATAAACATCACCTTGTACCGTTTGGCGAATATGTGCCGTTGCGTTCCGTTCTTCCTATCGAAAAAATAACTCCCGGTCAAAAAGACTTCACCGAAGGAAACGGAGTAAAGACCATGCCTGTTCCGGGCATGCCTTCATTCAGCCCTCTTGTTTGTTATGAGGCTATATTCCCCAATGCCGTAATTGATAAAAATAACCCGCCCGACATGATGATAAACGTTACTAACGATGCATGGTACGGCAACAGCTCCGGTCCATATCAACACTTTAACACGGTACGGGTAAGGTCAGTTGAACACGGCATACCTTTAATAAGGGCTGCAAATAACGGAATATCGGGAGTTATAGACCCTTACGGCAGAGTCTTAGAAAAAACTAAATATGGTGAAGATGCCGTTTTAGACGCTAAAATACCCCACGCCTTAAAATCCCCTACCCTTTACACTAAATTCGGGAATTATATTATTATGCTAATTATGTTAGCTATGTGCGGATTTGTATATTTTAGAAAAAATTTGGGCATTGCTAACTAA
- a CDS encoding UPF0262 family protein, whose amino-acid sequence MTDNRIEKISIDSKSIIRSEKNSHLRQRAITDILEENEFELKGHSGPYNLCVEIVSNKFVMNISNGDNKLENLSFSLSPLRSVIKDYHIICESYYDAVKTADPRRTEAIDMGRRGVHNEGSEILEELLDERISVDFETLRKLFSLIYVLQIK is encoded by the coding sequence ATGACTGATAACAGGATTGAAAAAATCTCAATAGATTCAAAGTCTATAATCCGCAGTGAAAAAAACAGCCATCTTCGCCAAAGAGCTATTACAGATATACTTGAAGAAAACGAGTTCGAGTTGAAAGGACATTCGGGTCCTTATAATTTGTGCGTTGAAATAGTCAGCAACAAGTTTGTAATGAATATCAGTAACGGTGATAACAAACTTGAGAACCTGTCTTTTTCCCTTTCTCCGCTTCGATCGGTTATCAAGGACTATCACATTATCTGTGAAAGCTATTATGATGCCGTAAAAACTGCCGATCCAAGAAGGACGGAAGCTATAGATATGGGCAGGAGAGGGGTGCATAATGAAGGTTCGGAAATCCTTGAGGAGCTTTTGGACGAAAGGATATCTGTGGATTTTGAAACGTTAAGGAAGTTATTTTCGCTTATTTATGTATTGCAGATAAAGTAA
- the hisD gene encoding histidinol dehydrogenase, with the protein MVKIAKSTDENFIKFLDELMAFSSKAEMRPEVVNSAKKICDEVMAEGDDAVLKYTNMFDNVKADSVEELKVTETEIQLAYNAVSSNVIDALETAADRIESYHKKQMPKDIDYKDDIGVRLGNIWKPIKNVGIYVPGGLASYPSSVLMNAIPAKVAGVENIVMVVPAPHGKLSPSVLAAAKIAGIHQIYKIGGAQAIAAMATGTKSVPRVDMIVGPGNAYVAAAKRYFSGYVGIDMIAGPSEILVVADNKNSPEWIASDLLSQAEHDENARSILITDDEQFAFEVMKSVDKICVELERAEIAGASWSENGAVIIVEDLEKEVVDLIDWIAPEHLELALDDKFANSIVKDIKNAGAIFIGRFTPEAIGDYMAGPSHVLPTAGTARFSSGLSVYDFLKRISLIGCDKEAFFKLAKRTACLADEEGLTAHALSIRARHD; encoded by the coding sequence ATGGTTAAGATAGCTAAAAGTACAGATGAGAATTTTATAAAATTCCTTGATGAGTTAATGGCATTTTCAAGTAAGGCTGAAATGCGTCCTGAAGTTGTTAATTCGGCTAAAAAGATATGTGATGAAGTAATGGCAGAAGGTGATGATGCCGTACTTAAATATACAAACATGTTTGATAATGTCAAAGCTGATTCGGTCGAGGAGTTAAAAGTTACCGAAACAGAGATACAGTTAGCATATAATGCCGTTTCAAGTAATGTAATAGATGCTCTGGAAACCGCAGCGGACAGGATAGAATCCTATCATAAAAAGCAGATGCCCAAAGATATTGACTATAAAGATGATATAGGGGTCAGGCTCGGTAATATATGGAAGCCTATAAAAAATGTCGGTATCTATGTTCCCGGAGGGCTAGCCAGTTATCCAAGTTCAGTTTTAATGAACGCAATTCCTGCAAAAGTTGCAGGCGTTGAAAATATTGTAATGGTCGTTCCTGCACCTCACGGAAAGTTAAGCCCGTCAGTTTTGGCAGCCGCAAAAATAGCCGGTATTCATCAGATATACAAAATCGGCGGAGCTCAGGCAATCGCTGCAATGGCAACGGGTACAAAGAGCGTTCCGAGGGTGGATATGATAGTAGGTCCGGGAAATGCTTATGTCGCTGCCGCTAAACGCTATTTTTCAGGCTATGTGGGTATTGATATGATAGCAGGGCCTTCAGAAATACTGGTAGTTGCCGACAACAAGAACAGCCCCGAATGGATAGCAAGTGACCTGTTATCACAGGCAGAACATGATGAAAACGCAAGAAGTATCTTAATAACTGACGATGAACAGTTCGCTTTTGAAGTGATGAAGTCGGTAGATAAGATATGCGTAGAGCTGGAACGTGCGGAAATAGCAGGTGCAAGCTGGTCGGAAAATGGTGCGGTCATAATAGTTGAAGACCTTGAAAAAGAAGTGGTTGACCTGATAGATTGGATAGCACCTGAGCATCTTGAGCTAGCCTTAGATGATAAATTCGCAAATTCTATCGTAAAAGATATCAAAAATGCAGGTGCGATATTTATAGGGCGTTTTACACCTGAGGCGATAGGGGATTATATGGCAGGTCCCAGCCATGTTCTGCCTACGGCGGGAACTGCAAGATTTTCATCGGGCTTGTCGGTTTATGACTTTTTGAAAAGAATTTCTCTTATCGGGTGCGACAAGGAAGCGTTCTTCAAGCTTGCAAAGCGTACTGCCTGCCTTGCTGATGAAGAGGGATTGACAGCCCACGCTCTGTCAATAAGGGCAAGGCATGACTGA
- the hisG gene encoding ATP phosphoribosyltransferase produces the protein MTDKLIIAVPKGRILEELMPLFDKAGIVPEKEFFDSNTRLLRFTTNKSNFDIIRVRSFDVVTFVAFGAAAIGVAGSDVITEFDNNEVYSLLDLGIGKCRMSVAATKGLVKEEDPSRWSHIRVATKYPRTTKEFFAEKGVQTECVKLNGAMELAPKLGLCRRIVDLVSTGATLKSNGLEEVEKIADISSRLIVNRTALKTLGSEINEIVDGFKGAING, from the coding sequence ATGACGGATAAATTAATTATTGCAGTCCCTAAAGGTCGCATTTTAGAAGAGCTGATGCCTTTGTTCGATAAAGCTGGAATAGTTCCGGAGAAGGAGTTTTTCGATTCAAATACAAGATTGCTGCGATTTACGACGAATAAAAGTAACTTTGATATTATCAGGGTAAGGAGCTTTGATGTTGTAACGTTCGTTGCATTTGGAGCGGCGGCTATCGGTGTTGCCGGAAGTGACGTTATAACCGAATTTGATAATAATGAGGTGTATTCATTACTGGATTTGGGTATAGGGAAGTGTCGCATGTCGGTTGCAGCTACAAAAGGTCTGGTAAAAGAAGAAGACCCTTCCAGATGGAGCCATATCCGTGTTGCTACTAAATATCCCAGAACCACTAAAGAATTTTTCGCTGAAAAAGGCGTTCAGACCGAATGTGTAAAATTAAACGGCGCAATGGAACTTGCCCCTAAATTGGGATTATGCCGCAGGATAGTTGACCTTGTTTCAACCGGTGCTACACTCAAGTCTAACGGTTTAGAGGAAGTTGAAAAAATAGCGGATATTTCCTCCCGTCTGATAGTAAACCGCACGGCGTTGAAAACTCTGGGCAGTGAGATAAATGAAATAGTTGACGGTTTTAAAGGAGCTATAAATGGTTAA
- a CDS encoding helix-turn-helix transcriptional regulator, with product MVPHPVDIHVGKRLRARRTILGMSQEDIGDSVGITFQQVQKYERGLNRIGSSRLYEFSCLLGVGISYFFEDLDESNSRKNSSLADGDFLFEHEKFNNKELMALVKAYQSIADIKLRKKVLSLVKAIAASESDSKKNEDTKSDLKEEKQESCVTA from the coding sequence ATGGTTCCGCATCCGGTAGATATTCATGTAGGTAAACGACTTAGAGCAAGAAGGACTATTCTTGGTATGAGTCAGGAAGATATTGGTGATTCTGTTGGCATAACTTTTCAACAGGTTCAAAAATATGAAAGAGGTTTAAATAGAATCGGCTCCAGCCGTTTATACGAATTTTCATGTTTGCTGGGCGTGGGCATTTCTTATTTTTTTGAAGACCTTGACGAAAGTAATTCTAGAAAAAACAGCTCTTTAGCAGACGGTGATTTTTTGTTTGAACATGAAAAGTTCAATAACAAGGAGTTAATGGCTCTTGTTAAGGCTTATCAATCTATAGCGGATATAAAACTCAGGAAAAAAGTATTATCTTTGGTAAAAGCTATAGCCGCTTCCGAATCGGATAGTAAAAAAAACGAAGATACGAAAAGTGATTTAAAAGAAGAAAAGCAAGAAAGCTGCGTCACCGCTTAG